Proteins co-encoded in one Hemibagrus wyckioides isolate EC202008001 linkage group LG26, SWU_Hwy_1.0, whole genome shotgun sequence genomic window:
- the alkbh5 gene encoding RNA demethylase ALKBH5, which translates to MSASGFTDLRDKLKSMTPHRENHKITKVYSEHSGVKKRRRRDSGDEHEQQQEEEEAARASEARKVKSGITQARVFTPEECARIEAKIDEVVAKGDRGLYREHTVDRAPLRNKYFFGEGYTYGAQLEKRGPGQERLYSKGEVDEIPAWVYELVIEPLVARGIIPEGFVNSAVINDYQPGGCIVSHVDPIHIFERPIVSVSFFSDSALCFGCKFQFKPIRVSEPVLCLPVRRGSVTLLSGYAADDITHCIRPQDIKQRRAVIILRKTRPNAPRLDTSLSPFSSPASERRHVLKAKRSHRKADPDAAHRPRILEMDKEQQRRSLLLQQSRHGDDEDGSSENSRRRVVNTSSSSSHSEHTSSSRRVKMRRH; encoded by the exons atgtCAGCGAGTGGCTTTACAGATTTACGCGACAAGCTGAAGTCCATGACTCCGCACAGGGAGAACCACAAAATCACGAAAGTTTACTCCGAGCACAGCGGCGTTAAGAAGCGCCGGCGCCGCGACTCCGGGGACGAGCAcgagcagcagcaggaggaggaggaggcggcgCGCGCGTCGGAGGCGCGCAAAGTGAAGAGCGGGATCACCCAGGCGCGCGTCTTCACGCCCGAGGAGTGCGCGCGCATCGAGGCTAAGATCGACGAGGTGGTGGCCAAAGGGGACCGCGGTCTGTACCGGGAGCACACGGTGGACCGCGCGCCGCTGCGCAACAAGTACTTCTTCGGCGAGGGCTACACGTACGGCGCGCAGCTGGAGAAGCGCGGCCCCGGGCAGGAGCGCCTCTACTCCAAGGGCGAGGTGGACGAGATCCCGGCCTGGGTGTACGAGCTCGTCATCGAGCCCTTGGTGGCGCGTGGGATCATCCCCGAGGGCTTCGTGAACAGCGCCGTGATTAACGACTACCAGCCCGGCGGCTGCATCGTGTCCCACGTGGACCCCATCCACATCTTCGAGCGTCCCATCGTGTCCGTGTCGTTCTTCAGCGACAGCGCGCTCTGCTTCGGCTGCAAGTTCCAGTTCAAACCCATCCGCGTGTCCGAGCCGGTGCTGTGCCTCCCCGTGCGCCGCGGCAGCGTCACCTTACTCAG CGGCTACGCAgctgatgacatcacacactgTATCCGGCCTCAGGACATCAAGCAGCGGCGAGCGGTCATCATCCTCAGGAA GACGAGACCGAACGCACCTCGTCTGGACACGTCTCTCAGCCCTTTCTCCAGTCCCGCTTCAGAGCGACGACACGTGCTGAAAGCAAAGCGCTCACACCGTAAAGCTGACCCTGATGCTGCACACAG gcCTCGTATATTAGAGATGGATAAAGAACAGCAGAGGCGTTCACTCCTCCTCCAGCAGAGTCGTCATGGCGACGATGAGGACGGTTCCTCTGAGAACTCGAGGAGGAGAGTGGTGAACACGTCGTCGTCCTCGTCCCACTCTGAACACACTTCCTCATCTCGCAGAGTGAAGATGAGACGCCACTGA
- the mief2 gene encoding mitochondrial dynamics protein MID49, with product MYYSSKRRGEDGISAIIDFLLSNTRLVLGVGGVAILGIATLAVKKLIERAGRPPDDGNPEKKMTDSWEETNLVSTSPKVLQKGIEGMVMKQSAAATKKADLSQSAPQSQSQTQRSGSDAAQTRRRLDLCVLTLSERLEQYYRSRACLSPGEVSRAQQRALDIATEIQAFLHSKHPDMPRGEMTLAGSLLDDLQVVRADHACLLVPLQLEPSLWTPIAGEDTFLGHPQYCMLRRENLEYFPRGRSYWDRHLLAGYLSSQLVAEQLRKSIMESMNWPSLTGTLECEVRPVLGSPALKLEIRGVKESRSFDEEQLFISILPTVRLGDMTLTAQPEITGSFDYVWYQSFYTSETARLASLDQSDGESGIRRKCLKTLKAVCRNCPALHKLTGAQLSNLILHMSEKEFDWSESAFSDRFQQAITELIGYLETGFLPSYFKPAVNLLQGFSEDDIDEMGFMLYCAVSEPEILLI from the exons ATGTATTATTCCAGTAAAAGACGAGGTGAAGATGGAATCAGCGCCATCATCGACTTCCTGCTGTCCAACACCCGCCTGGTGCTCGGAGTGGGCGGAGTCGCTATCCTGGGCATCGCTACGCTAGCTGTGAAAAAG CTGATCGAACGCGCCGGCCGGCCTCCTGACGACGGGAATCCTGAGAAAAAGATGACGGACAGCTGGGAGGAGACTAACCTGGTCAGCACCTCCCCCAAAGTGCTTCAGAAAGGCATTGAGGGCATGGTGATGAAGCAGAGCGCTGCAGCCACAAAGAAAG CTGACCTGTCTCAGTCTGCACCTCAGAGCCAATCCCAGACTCAGAGGTCCGGCTCGGACGCGGCTCAGACGCGCAGACGGTTAGACCTGTGTGTGTTGACCCTCTCGGAAAGACTGGAGCAGTATTACCGGTCACGCGCGTGTCTGTCACCGGGCGAGGTGTCCCGAGCTCAGCAGAGAGCGCTGGACATCGCTACAGAGATCCAGGCCTTCCTGCACTCCAAACACCCCGACATGCCCCGGGGGGAGATGACGTTAGCGGGGTCACTGCTGGATGACCTGCAGGTGGTCAGGGCTGATCACGCCTGTCTGCTCGTTCCACTACAG ctggaaCCCAGTCTCTGGACCCCGATTGCCGGAGAGGACACGTTTCTCGGCCATCCTCAGTACTGCATGTTACGGCGTGAAAACCTCGAGTACTTCCCGCGTGGGCGGAGCTACTGGGACAGACACCTCCTCGCTGGCTACCTGTCATCTCAGCTCGTTGCCGAGCAACTACGCAAATCCATAATGGAGTCCATGAACTGGCCATCGCTGACTGGAACCCTGGAGTGCGAGGTGCGCCCGGTGCTCGGGTCTCCCGCCCTGAAGCTGGAAATACGAGGtgtaaaagaaagcagaagTTTCGACGAAGAGCAGCTGTTTATTAGCATTCTGCCCACAGTGCGCTTGGGGGATATGACGCTAACGGCTCAGCCAGAAATCACCGGGTCGTTTGACTACGTGTGGTACCAAAGCTTCTATACCAGTGAAACGGCTCGACTGGCCAGTCTCGACCAGTCGGACGGGGAGTCGGGCATTAGGAGGAAGTGCCTGAAAACGCTAAAGGCCGTGTGTCGGAACTGCCCCGCCCTCCACAAGCTGACCGGCGCACAGCTCAGCAACCTCATCCTGCACATGAGCGAGAAGGAGTTCGACTGGTCAGAGTCGGCGTTCTCTGATAGGTTCCAGCAGGCCATCACGGAGCTGATCGGCTACCTGGAGACGGGCTTCCTGCCCAGTTACTTTAAACCCGCCGTGAATCTGCTGCAGGGCTTCAGTGAGGACGACATCGATGAGATGGGCTTCATGCTCTACTGCGCCGTGAGCGAGCCCGAGATTCTGCTCATATAA